Below is a window of Mycobacterium dioxanotrophicus DNA.
CTGGCGCACCGGCTGGTCGCCCAGTCCGACGTGGTGCTGACCAACTTCAAACCCGGCGTCGCCGAGACGCTCGGCATGGACCACGCGACCCTGCGCACCGTCAACCCGGGCATCGTGGTGGTCGACAGCTCGGCGTTCGGCCCGACGGGGCCGTGGGCGAAACGGCTCGGCTACGGGCCGCTGGTGCGTGCCGCAGCCGGTTTCACCGCCGCGTGGGTGTACCCGGGCGAACCCGACACCTTCTGCGACACCGTCACCGTCTACCCGGATCACGTATGCGCCCGCATCGGCACGCTGGCCGCCCTGGCGCTGCTGCTGCGCCGCGAACGCACCGGCACCGGTGGGTCGGTGAGCGTCGCCCAGTCCGAGGTGATGCTCAGCCATCTCGGCGCCGACATCGCGGCCGACGTGCTGCAGCAGCGCGGACACCGGCGTTGCGACCGGCCGCAGCACGACGCGCCGTGGGGTTTGTTCCCCGCCGCCGGGACCGATGCGTGGGTGGCGGTCACGGTGCGCGACGACGCCGACTGGGCGGCGCTGTGCCAGACCGTCGGGCGTCCCGACCTGCACGCCGACCCCCAGTTGGCCGACCGCGCCGGGCGCGACCGGCACCGCGTGCGGATCGACGACGCGGTGCGTGCCTGGACCACGACGCGGTGCCCCAAAGAGGTGATGGAGCGGTTGCAGACGGCCGGCGTCCCGGCGGGTGCTGTGCTGCACGCCGCCGACGTACCGGAGTGGGACTACTACGTACAGCGCCGCGCGTTTCGCGAGGAACTCCACCCGCACGGCGCCGAACCGTTCACCATGGAGAACGCGCAGATCCATGCCGAGCGGGTCGCCGATCCCCCGCTTGGTCAGGCCCCGCTGCTGGGTGAGCAGACCCGCCAGATCGCCGCGGAATTGCTGGGCCTGTCCGACCCGGAGATCGACGACCTCCTCGCCGCCGGAGTCCTGGAGATACGCCGTGGGGCGAGCGAAGCGACGTCGAGATAGTCAACGTTGACCGGCCCGGCAGGGCGGTCTCGTAGGATTCGGGACATCACAGCACCAATGGATCGGCGGGCGTAGCGGCGATGGAGATCGACTTCACCCGCCTGCGCTACTTCGTGGCGGTCGCCGAGGAACTGCACTTCAAACGCGCCGCGGACCGGCTGATGATCACGCCGCCGCCGCTGAGCAAGCAGATCAAGCTGCTGGAAAAGGAGCTCGGCGGCGAACTGTTCGAGCGCACCTACCACGAGGTGCGGCTGACGACGCTGGGCGCGCAACTGCTGGGCCCGGCCCGCGACATCCTCCGTCAGGTCGACGAGCTCAAGGAGACGGCCGAACAAATCACCAAGGGCACCACGCCCATTCGCGTCGGAGCCACCGCGTATGCCCCGTCGGATTTCCTCGCGCAGTTGGAGACCGCGGTCGCCCGGCAGCCCGAACCGACCGAGTTCAGCGTGCCGGGTTCGGCCGCGGAGGTCACCGCGAAGCTGGTCTCCGGGCACATCGACCTGGGGCTGATCCACCTCCCCTCGTCCGACCGGCGGCTGCGACACAAGATCGTCGCCACCTATCAAGGTGCTATTGCCGTACGCTTCGACGATCCGCTGGCCGGTCAGGAGATGGTCGGCATCGAGGCGTTGCGCGACCGCGACGTGGTGATCGACTTCGCCCGGCCGAATCCCGTCGTGCTGGCCGGTCTGACCCGTCGGCTCAACGCCCGTGGTGTCACCCGCATCGTGCGCACCACGAGTCAGCTCGGCGGGGAATTGGAGATGGCCACCCAGGTGTTCAACCGGCACCTGGTGGCCGTCGTCAGCTACGCTCCGGCGTCGGCGATCGGCAGGATATTCTCCCCGCCGGAGTTCGACCTCATCCCCATCGACGAGAATACTTGGCCGCCAGCAGAAATCGCGCTGGCCTGGGTGCCCGACCGGCTCCGGCACCCCGCGCAGATGGAATCCCTGGTGGACCGGATTTCCGCAGCAGTGGCACCGGTCCGCCACGGGTTGGGATAATCGGCCGATGCAACAGGCGTGCCCGTGTGGATCCGGTGAGGAGTACGGGCATTGCTGTGGCGCGCTGCACCGCGGCGAACGCACCGCCGCCACGGCGCTGGCACTGATGCGGTCGCGCTTCAGCGCGTTCGCTCTCGGAGACGCCGACTATCTGATCGCCACCTGGCATCCCGAGACCAGGCCGAAGCGATTGGACCTCGACGACGGCATCGTGTGGCGCCGGCTGCAGATCGTCGACACCGACGCGGGCGGCACCGACGACGAGACCGGCGTGGTGGAATTCCGCGCCCAGTACGAACACGACGGCAAACGCCACATCCTGCATGAGCGCAGCCGGTTCGACCGGGACCGCCGCGGCGCATGGCGTTACATCGACGGTAAGTAATCGGCACCGACAAGGTAAGGGAGACAACGATCATGCGCGGAGCGGTCATGTACGGCAAGGGCGACGTCCGGCTGGAGCAACTGCCGGAACCGACGATCGTCGAACCCACGGACGCGATCGTGCGCAACGCCGCTTCCTGCGTGTGCGGGTCGGACCTGTGGAACTATCGCGGCATCAACGAGACCCCGAAGCCCAGGCCGTTCGGCCATGAGTACTGCGGGGTCGTCGAAGCGGTCGGCGACGCTGTCACCACCGTGAAACCGGGCGACTTCGTGATCGGCTCCTTCTTCTCCTCTGATGGCACCTGCCCCAACTGCCGCAACGGTTTTCAGACCTACTGCCTGAACGCGAAACCGATGATCGGCTGTCAGGCCGAAGCGGTGCGGGTGCCGTGGGCCGACGGCAGCCTGGTCGCCACCCCCGAACAGCCGTCGGCCGACCTGATCCCCAGCCTGCTGGCGTCCTCCGACGTGATGGGCACCGGCTGGTTCGCCGCCGACGCCGCCCGGGTGGCGCCGGGCATGACCGTGGCGGTCGTCGGTGACGGTGCGGTCGGGTTGTGCGGGGTCATCGCGGCGCGGCAACTCGGGGCGGAACGGGTGATCGCCATGAGCCGGCACGCACCGCGCCAACAGCTGGCCCTCGCGTTCGGCGCCACCGACATCGTCGAGGAACGCGGCGAGGAGGGCGTGGCCAAGATCAAGGACATGACCGACGGCATCGGGGCCGATGCCGTGCTGGAATGCGTCGGGACCGGCGACGCCATGGACCAGGCGATCGCCTCGGCGCGCCCGGGCGCCACCGTCGGGTTCGTCGGGGTGCCGCACGGGGTCACCATCGACGGCACCACGCTGTTCCGCAGCCAGGTCGGCGTCAACGGAGGCCTGGCACCGGTACGCCGGTTCCTGCCCCACCTGATCGAGCTGGTGTTCAACGGGACCATCGACCCGGGCCGGGTGTTCGACACCGTGATGCCGCTCGACGACGTCGCCGAGGCCTACCGCGCCATGGACGAACGCCGCGCCATCAAGGTGCTGCTGCAGCCGTGATCGCTGCGGCCGCGATGCTCATTGTTCGCTCCTGCTGAATACGGGTTCTCCGGCGAGGAATACGTCGGTGACGGTGACTTCGCAGAGCTCATCGGCGGGCACCTGACGTGGGTCTCGGTCGAGTGCGATGAGATCGGCGAATTTGCCGACTTCGAGTGTGCCGCGCGTGTGTTCCTCGCCGAGCGCGTATGCGCCGCCGAGCGTGTGCATCTGCAGCGCCTCATAGACAGTGACCTGCTGGGCCGTATCGAGCTGCAGGCCGTGAAAGGTACGCCGCGACACCGCACTCGCAATCGACAGGAACGGGTTGGTCTGACCGATCTCCGAACCCACCCAGACATCGGAGCTCCCGGACACCGGCCAGCGGTCGTCGATCAATCGCCGCAGCGGGAACTGCCGCTGACGGGCGTACTCGCCGACGTAGTCGGGGATGAACTCGGCGAAGTTGTAGATGAACACCGGTTGCGGCACCGGCACGATTCCAGCGGCCTTCCATGCCGAGGTGAGCGCCGGGTAGTCGGGTACGAAGTTGCCGGCATGTTCGATGCGGATACGCGGGCCGTCACCCCGCCGCTTCACCGAGGCCAGCGCCTGGCACACCTCTAACTGCGCCCGGTCCCCGTTTGCATGCACGGCCAGCTGCAGCCCGGCGTCCTGAGTGCGTTGCGCAAGTTCGACGATCTCCGCTGTGGACAGGGCGATTTCGCCGCAGTTGTGGCCGTCGCCATGCGCATATGGTCGCGAGAGCGCAGCGCGCGCCGCTGAATATCCACCATCGGCGAAGGCCTTGACTCCCTGGATCCGCAGACGGCTGGGATCACTTGCCAGGGTGGCCCACTGGCGGTGATCACAGGCCTGTTCCAACGTCACCGTCCCCGGGGTCCACAGATAGATGTGGATGCGGGCTGATATTCGCCCCGCCGAGATGCCGGCGTCGTATAGCTCCAGCCCCTGTGTCAGCGAGTCGGAGATTTCGCCGATTGTGGTAACACCGTTGACGGTGAACAACTCTCGGATACCTGTCTCCACGGCCCGCTCGGCGTGCTGGCGGTCGAGGCCCGGGAACGGCAACAACTTGTCCATTTCGGTGACGACACCGGTGGGCTCACCACTTACGTCGCGATGCACCGCCGGTTTTCCGGTGATGCTGTAGTCCACCGCCTCGTATCCGGCATCGATGCCGGATAGCTGTAGCGCGCGGCTGTTCAAGATGCTCAAGTGGCCGCCGGCGCGAATCGCGATCGCGATGTCACTGCTGACTGAATCGAGTTCGCGTCGGGTCGGGAAACGACGATCGGCCAGCTTCTGGTCGAAGAACAGATTCGCCTGCCCCACCAGCCATCCGTCGCGCGTCTTGTCCAGATTGTCCCGCAAGGTGTCCAACACGTCTGCCACCGTTGAGCAGCCCGGCGCACGGACGTCGACCATGCTGTAGGCAGCCTTGGCGGCCACCTCGGCGTGGGCGTGCGGGTCGACGAATCCAGGCATGAGCACCTTGGCGCCGAGATCGACCACCTCGTCCCAGTCGGCCCTGTCCAGCTCGGCGGCCGGCACCACGTCGTGGATGAGACCGTCCTTGACCATCACCACACCGGGCCCATCGAACTCCTTGGGCCCCAACGTGATCACCCTGTCGGCGCGAATGGCCGTCACGGCGCCCTCAGACATGCCGCGGGACGTTCAGAACAGTCACGCCCGCGTCGGCGAAATTGGCCAAATCGTCGACCGCCGCCTTACCGGGTACCGAGGTCAAGGACGCCGCAGCGTCCTCGCTGGAGGCATAGCTCAATCGGGCCAGGACGTAAAACGGCGAATCCTGGTCAGTGACCTTGCCCCAGGAGAACTCGCGGAGCATGGGCAGCTTGTGAACGAGTGGAATGTGAGTGTCGCGGTAGTACGCATCGAACGCGTCCGGGGCCGCCGGCCGATTGTAGAGCACGATAACGTCATGCATGGCAATGCCTTTCGAGGAAATGCGGGTGACTGCGCAGGATTCATTCCGTGGTGGTCAACGTGGCAGGTGCAGGCGTGTCCGCAGCCTGCGGGGCTACCGCACGCGTCGAGCGCATGCTGCCGTAGCCCCCCGAGCGGCGGGGCGCCAGAAACAGCAGGGTGCCCAGGATGTAGACCACACCGGCGCTGATCGCCGCGGGGAACGAGGCTGTCGTGTACTGAAACGGCGTGCGGTACACGTAGGTGACCGGGTCAAGCAGATAGATGTACGTGCCGATACCCGCGGCGAATGCGGCAAATCCGACAGGGTTGAGCCCCGCCACGTAGAAGTACTTCGATGAACGGCCGGGCAGGTACAGAGACAGCACGTCAAACCGCTGGCGCCGCAGCACAAACCAGTCAGCGATCTGGATGCCACACAGCGGCGCGAACGCGACACCGAGGAATGCCAGGAAGATCGAGAAGAACGACTCCGCGGAGCCCGCGAAGAAACCGACCACCACCATCGCCGGCAGCGACACCAGGAAAATCGTCCACTTCCACGACAGCCTGTCCGCCTTGGGAAGTTGCCTCACCGCGAGGCTTGACGCGTAGATGCCCATCATCGCGGTACCGACGTTGGCGATCAGCAGAAAACCCAGCATGATCATTCCGATGATGACACCGCCCTGGTCGACCAGGAATGAGGTCGGGTCACCACCGGAGTCTTTGACCACCAGGCCGGTGTAGAGGCCGACGAGTGAGCCGATCCCCACACCGAGGCCGAATCCGACGACGACCGGCCACAACGACTGCCGCGCACTGGGACTGGTGCGCACGATAGTTCCGATGTAGGGCCACCACGACAGGTTGACGGCGATCAGAACTTCCAGGGCGCTGGCCCAGTTGCCTGCGGCGGTGCCGTAGGGGGCCACGGCGACGGCATCGAGGACGCCGTGGACACCGACACGCATGACGAGCAGGCCGAGTACGACCATGCTCATCACCGCGACGATGATCGCGATGATCGGCCCGCGGCTGCGCACGTATTCCGGCCCCTTGCGGATCAAGTCGAGAACCACGAACACTGCCAGTACACCCACGACGGCGACGCACAGGTTCCAGTATTTGCGGTCCATGATCCCGAACGTGACCAGCAGTTCGGCGATGGCGCGGCCCTTATAGATGAACAGGATGACGTTCCAGCCCATCGTCGAGGCGTACACCAGGAACAGCGACACATACGACCCGCGGGTGCCCAGCTGGGCCCGGCTGGCAACCACCGAGTCGATGCCGTACTTCGAGCACATCGGCAAGGTCGCGAGAGTGACCAGAAGGATGCCCAGCAGCGAACCACCGAGCAGTGCGAATGTGCCAGGCGTCGCGGTGAGGTAATTGGAGACGAATCCCCCGATCGTGAAACACCAGGTGGCCATTGCCGCGGAAAATGCCGCCAGGAAGATCGCAAGCTTGCCGAAGCCGCGTTCCGAGCGCATGAGCGGCCAGCCGTTCTCCTCGGCCAGCTTGTAGTCACCGATAGTCACAACAGCACTCCAATGGCGATCAGAATTACCGGGATGATCACCGTGGCGACGGCGAACAATACATAGTCCGATTTGACAAGTGGGACGCCTTGATCTTCTTGATCGAGAATTAGCTGGCAGCGTTGCCGCAGTTCCTCCGAGATGGGCTCAGACATGGACTTCTCGTTTCCGGTTGTCAGCCGCGTCGCTATTTCTTGGCTGCCGTCGGATCGACCGCGGGAATGACCTCGTGACCGATCAATTCGAGCGACTTCTTGATGTTTTCGTGGCCGACGCCGTCGATCCGCAGCAGCACCTCGTCGATTCCCATCATCTCCAGCCGCCTGATGCGTTCGATGAAGTCATCGGGTGTGCCAATCATGACCGACGGCGTGTATTCGCACAGCCAGTCGAGGTCTTCCTGGTGTTCGATGAGCTGTTCGAGGGTGTCCAGGTAGGTATATCCCGGGTTCTTCGACAGCGGGATGTAGAGGTTCAAGATGAACTTGAAGTAATCCATCGCGATGTCGCGTGCGATCGCCCGGGCCTGGTCGCGGTCTTTGGCGCAGTAGGCAGTCGCCACATACAGACCGCGGTAGTCGTTGGGCGCCAACACAGCCGAGTGGTCGGTTTCATCGAACGCGGCACGGTAAGCGTCGAGACATTCCTGCAAGTAATCGAACCCGAAGTAGTTGTCGAACGTGATCGACCCGATGCCGCGCGCACCCGCATTGGCATGGCTCTGGACGCTGGAAGCCGCCACCGAAACCGCGGGATGCGGCTTGGTGTAGGGCTTGGGGACAACCTCGACCGCCGGGATCTGCCAGATCGGGCCGTGGTGTTCGAGCTTCTCGGCCGTCATGGCCTTCATCAGTACATCCATGCCGTCTTCCCACTGATCGCGGGTCTCGGAGGGATCGACACCGAAGGCCGCCAGCGTGGTCAGGTTGTTGGACCGAGCGGTGCACACCTCGGCGCGCCCCTTGGACACGATGTCGAGGGTCGCCAATCGTTCGGCAACGAGAATTGGATGGTTCCACTTCAACATCACTGACGCCATCGTGCGCAATGTGATGCGTTCAGTGCGCATGGCGATCGCAGAATACAGTACCTCCGGTGCCGCGATCGAAAAGCTCGGCGGGCTGAAGTGCTGTTCTGAAGTACCCCAGGTCGAAAATCCCAATTGGTCGGCCAGTGCCACCTCGTCGATTAACTGGTGATAGCGGTCAGCGGCGGTGGTGCCGGTCAGATCGCCCTCTTGTAGCAGTCCTACACGCATTTAGTTTTTCCTTTCACTGGTGGGCGTGATGGGCAAATTCGGTCAGTGGTTTCGAGTAATGTGTCGGGCATGCCTGCAGCCGAGGCCTCGTCGTGGGCCGGACGTCACGCCAACGGTGGTTCCATGGGTGGCGCCGATGAGGCCGGCACCGATCTGGACGCTTTGGACCTGACGCTCATCGATGAGCTCCAGCGCGATGGCCGGGTTCCGTTCGCCGAGGTGGCCCGGCGGCTCGCCGTCACCGAAAAGACGGTGCGCCGCCGGGTGTCCCGGCTCGTCGAACAGCGGTACATCACCATTGCGGCAGTGACGGACCCGGCCTCGCTGGGCTTCGGTGGCATGGCGCTCGCGCTGGTGACCACGGACGGGCAGCGGCCCGCGAGCGAAGTCGCCGCCGAGCTCGCCAACCTGCCCGAGGCGGACTACGTGAGCGTGACCACGGGGCCGTTCGCGATGGAGGTCGAATTGGTAGGCGACGACATCGCGCAGCTCAATGCTGTGGCCACCAACCAGATCCGACCCGTACCCGGAGTCCGGTCGGTGGAACTGCTGCCCTATTTGCGACTGCATTACCAACAGGCACGCTTCTCCGCACAGCGTGAGGACACCTCGGGGGTTCGGCCGCGGCCACTCGACGACACCGACCGCGCGATCGTGTCCTACCTGGCCGCCGACGGGC
It encodes the following:
- a CDS encoding LysR family transcriptional regulator, whose protein sequence is MEIDFTRLRYFVAVAEELHFKRAADRLMITPPPLSKQIKLLEKELGGELFERTYHEVRLTTLGAQLLGPARDILRQVDELKETAEQITKGTTPIRVGATAYAPSDFLAQLETAVARQPEPTEFSVPGSAAEVTAKLVSGHIDLGLIHLPSSDRRLRHKIVATYQGAIAVRFDDPLAGQEMVGIEALRDRDVVIDFARPNPVVLAGLTRRLNARGVTRIVRTTSQLGGELEMATQVFNRHLVAVVSYAPASAIGRIFSPPEFDLIPIDENTWPPAEIALAWVPDRLRHPAQMESLVDRISAAVAPVRHGLG
- a CDS encoding YchJ family protein, whose protein sequence is MQQACPCGSGEEYGHCCGALHRGERTAATALALMRSRFSAFALGDADYLIATWHPETRPKRLDLDDGIVWRRLQIVDTDAGGTDDETGVVEFRAQYEHDGKRHILHERSRFDRDRRGAWRYIDGK
- a CDS encoding zinc-dependent alcohol dehydrogenase family protein — encoded protein: MRGAVMYGKGDVRLEQLPEPTIVEPTDAIVRNAASCVCGSDLWNYRGINETPKPRPFGHEYCGVVEAVGDAVTTVKPGDFVIGSFFSSDGTCPNCRNGFQTYCLNAKPMIGCQAEAVRVPWADGSLVATPEQPSADLIPSLLASSDVMGTGWFAADAARVAPGMTVAVVGDGAVGLCGVIAARQLGAERVIAMSRHAPRQQLALAFGATDIVEERGEEGVAKIKDMTDGIGADAVLECVGTGDAMDQAIASARPGATVGFVGVPHGVTIDGTTLFRSQVGVNGGLAPVRRFLPHLIELVFNGTIDPGRVFDTVMPLDDVAEAYRAMDERRAIKVLLQP
- a CDS encoding amidohydrolase, whose translation is MSEGAVTAIRADRVITLGPKEFDGPGVVMVKDGLIHDVVPAAELDRADWDEVVDLGAKVLMPGFVDPHAHAEVAAKAAYSMVDVRAPGCSTVADVLDTLRDNLDKTRDGWLVGQANLFFDQKLADRRFPTRRELDSVSSDIAIAIRAGGHLSILNSRALQLSGIDAGYEAVDYSITGKPAVHRDVSGEPTGVVTEMDKLLPFPGLDRQHAERAVETGIRELFTVNGVTTIGEISDSLTQGLELYDAGISAGRISARIHIYLWTPGTVTLEQACDHRQWATLASDPSRLRIQGVKAFADGGYSAARAALSRPYAHGDGHNCGEIALSTAEIVELAQRTQDAGLQLAVHANGDRAQLEVCQALASVKRRGDGPRIRIEHAGNFVPDYPALTSAWKAAGIVPVPQPVFIYNFAEFIPDYVGEYARQRQFPLRRLIDDRWPVSGSSDVWVGSEIGQTNPFLSIASAVSRRTFHGLQLDTAQQVTVYEALQMHTLGGAYALGEEHTRGTLEVGKFADLIALDRDPRQVPADELCEVTVTDVFLAGEPVFSRSEQ
- a CDS encoding EthD family reductase, yielding MHDVIVLYNRPAAPDAFDAYYRDTHIPLVHKLPMLREFSWGKVTDQDSPFYVLARLSYASSEDAAASLTSVPGKAAVDDLANFADAGVTVLNVPRHV
- a CDS encoding cytosine permease, whose protein sequence is MTIGDYKLAEENGWPLMRSERGFGKLAIFLAAFSAAMATWCFTIGGFVSNYLTATPGTFALLGGSLLGILLVTLATLPMCSKYGIDSVVASRAQLGTRGSYVSLFLVYASTMGWNVILFIYKGRAIAELLVTFGIMDRKYWNLCVAVVGVLAVFVVLDLIRKGPEYVRSRGPIIAIIVAVMSMVVLGLLVMRVGVHGVLDAVAVAPYGTAAGNWASALEVLIAVNLSWWPYIGTIVRTSPSARQSLWPVVVGFGLGVGIGSLVGLYTGLVVKDSGGDPTSFLVDQGGVIIGMIMLGFLLIANVGTAMMGIYASSLAVRQLPKADRLSWKWTIFLVSLPAMVVVGFFAGSAESFFSIFLAFLGVAFAPLCGIQIADWFVLRRQRFDVLSLYLPGRSSKYFYVAGLNPVGFAAFAAGIGTYIYLLDPVTYVYRTPFQYTTASFPAAISAGVVYILGTLLFLAPRRSGGYGSMRSTRAVAPQAADTPAPATLTTTE
- a CDS encoding LLM class flavin-dependent oxidoreductase, which gives rise to MRVGLLQEGDLTGTTAADRYHQLIDEVALADQLGFSTWGTSEQHFSPPSFSIAAPEVLYSAIAMRTERITLRTMASVMLKWNHPILVAERLATLDIVSKGRAEVCTARSNNLTTLAAFGVDPSETRDQWEDGMDVLMKAMTAEKLEHHGPIWQIPAVEVVPKPYTKPHPAVSVAASSVQSHANAGARGIGSITFDNYFGFDYLQECLDAYRAAFDETDHSAVLAPNDYRGLYVATAYCAKDRDQARAIARDIAMDYFKFILNLYIPLSKNPGYTYLDTLEQLIEHQEDLDWLCEYTPSVMIGTPDDFIERIRRLEMMGIDEVLLRIDGVGHENIKKSLELIGHEVIPAVDPTAAKK
- a CDS encoding Lrp/AsnC family transcriptional regulator, whose amino-acid sequence is MPAAEASSWAGRHANGGSMGGADEAGTDLDALDLTLIDELQRDGRVPFAEVARRLAVTEKTVRRRVSRLVEQRYITIAAVTDPASLGFGGMALALVTTDGQRPASEVAAELANLPEADYVSVTTGPFAMEVELVGDDIAQLNAVATNQIRPVPGVRSVELLPYLRLHYQQARFSAQREDTSGVRPRPLDDTDRAIVSYLAADGRAPLRDIATALGVSEAKIRFRYAKLVESGAVRVMCIANPLRLGHRFTSWVAVRVGGSGRAQVVAEALTHLTSVSYVAITAGRCDVLAEVVARTGEQLLSILDEEIRTIEGVIEAQSWLYLGLHYKPIRPRNAGPGCGHASDIQMV